The stretch of DNA GGATATATTTTCAGAAGACATGTTGACGTTCAGTTGCATGTTCTGACTGACTGGCATCAACTGAGAAAACACCAGGCTTCTTTCCAGTCCTTCTTGCTTGACAGATCCTACTGCCTGGCCTGAATTGGGAACTGTATAAACCACTGCACTCGGAGCGAGGGGGCTGAAGAAAACCTTTCCTTGCTGCACTGTTGAAGATTCAGTTGTAAAAGTTCCTCCATCAGATGTGCTGGGATTTACTGAAACATTACCTAGGCAAAGGGaagcaagagaaaggaaaacagagattACAGTTGGTAGAGTGTTATGCAGTCCTGGTCTTTTTACCTTTGCagtatacacacacacacacacacacacacacacaaatattccATGCAACGCTGAACATTTTTGTAGCAGGTGAGAGAAAACTTGGTGTAAAGAAATCAATGCTGTTAATAGAAATTACTTttagaaagtttaaaaaaaaaagtttctggtCTATTAGAGCACCTATCTTTCAGACTCTCATTAAGGGGCAAACAGTCCCCAGCCATGTGACTAAAATGAATGTGCTTTGGCCTTCACTAGTTGCCACCACTCAATTTCTATCTAAGAATAGAAGCATGAGAAGCTATTAAAGATAGTTCAGTGACAGACTACAGCTTGTGTGTGGGAACTGGAGACACGTCACATGAAATCCACCACTGCTGGGCAGAACCTGCCCGAGCCGACCTGCACAGAAAACACGAAAAACCGGTAATTTCTATTGGTTTAACTAGGTAATCCTCAAGCACTCAGCTCTATTCCCTTTCACCTGCTTTATCATGTTTTTCTCAAATCCTAACCCTACTGCATCCACCATGCTGTGAAAAGTcaccagcactgcctgccctTGCTGAAAGCCATGGCACTGCTCGTGTGATGTTGTAGTGAGCCAAAGAAAGACGAGGTGGCCAGAGATGACCTGAAGTTGTTTCCACTGGACATGCTATGTCAGTTGTCATTATGGTAATTCCTAAAATAAGAAATACTGTCTCTTGGGACTGAGTCCCACTTGGAACACCTCTCTTTCTCAAAAGCAGTTTAATTATAAGACACTACAGTTGgacacagctgaattttttaGAACAGCACTGAAGATTAATTTCTCACATGAGGAATATTTTAGCTCCCTATTAATTTCAGGTAATcaatgatgatttttttgggAAGATGTTATGCATAAGGGTAAACTAGAATAATAAAGCCAGGCAACTTGAAGTTACCTGTCAGTATTATTTACTGGGGCTTACTCAAAATAGCCGGCAGCATGCTTCACTTGGAATAGGCAGCCAGCTATCCATCCAAGAAAACCAGAACTTCTCTCTGCACCAGAGATATGGTGGATCACTCTCCAGTGGGCAACCAGTATCTTTAACAATGGGGAAAATGGTCAGAGAAGAGCTTATTACAAATCTTAGGACTTTTAAATACAATAGTCCTACAATACTTAAAAGACAGAACTCTCTTTCTCACCTTTGCTGGCTGTTTATGCCTTGGAGCATGTGGATTAAGTGGCTTTAGTAATTACAGGTGGCATTTAGACTAAATGTCTTCTCTCTTTAATCTTGGTTAAACCATGTACCAACAGTGCCTGTGAGTGCCACATTTTAGGACCTTATAATTGTGCACCCATTTGAAATGTGGTTGCACAGCTTCAGTGTTCCTCCCCGTGCTTCAGCAAGAATAATTCACACCCTATACACATTAAATTCAAAGAAGCACACGAGCACAATTTGAATTTCATCATAGTATTCACAGCTCCTGAAACTAGAGAGAATCATTCCAATTTAATCATTTTCATAATCAAAGATACAGTGGCCAATGAGTAACAAAGATGTTCAATTGTGCTTTTTAACTGACCTGCTTCAAAAAAGCGATCCAGAACTAGGTTTGTGCTCCCTGGGATTCTTCCTGACCAGCTGCAAGATTCAGACTATGGTATGTTAAGACCAACTCTAAAGCAAACTTGGGGAGGAGCCTGCACACTTGGCACATGAACCTGTGATGACATATTTCCTTTGGACTGAGGGCAGTTTTATCCAAATAGCCTCACATTTTATATCTACGAGCTAGTGCTTACGTCTATTGTTTCCCTCAAGTTTAATCTTTCTTAATTATGGAACAGAAAATGTACAAGCAACTGCTTGGTCTTGTTGTGTCTACAGTaattcaaaatgtatttttgagaaatgccttcattaagaaaacaaaaaaccaaaacaaccaccACAAGAACAACAATGGTAACAATTTCCAGCTGccataattttcatttttatgaacCTTCTCATTAAAAGAATTCAGTGGCAAATGGGGAATATTTTGAATTACTGAAACATGTAAAATTTACAGATATTTGTGAAGACTCGTATCACAGACTTCTGTGAACAGCATGAGATGAAAGGGGTGTAAATTACCAGACCTCCTTCCATGCTCTtaacagagcagctcagcctcaTCTAACAGTCTGCCTGTGAGCATAACCCACTATAAAGGGAGGAAAACGGTATTATTTGATGTTCTGTGTGTGGCCATGGCTGAGATACAATGTTGATACCTCGGAAGAAAAGGACCACAGCTTCTAAAATGCTAAGTGTGCCTGATTCCAACTTTTTCTCATACCTCTTACTGCAAGAGGCAAAGTTTTTACCTTGTGAAGCTGCCACAGAaacaggaggcagctgcagagaagaaaaaccaatGCTTCCGTTCAGCAGCTGGCCATTTGTTCCTGAATTGGGGATCTGGACAATGCCATACTGGTTTATTTGGACAGGAGCAGTAAAAGTAACTACAGAGCCTCcatcctgggaagcagcagtttCTACGCCTTCCCTTTTCACCTCCGAGCTCGGTATCAATCCTGGGAAAGTGACCGGGATGTTGCTAGGGCTGAAGGCTGCTGTGGCATTGGGGACTGAAGCCTGAAGGAGTTTGAAGTCTTTAACATCTTCTGACGATGATGACGACAGTATGTCAGTGATGGACACCCCATTGCTCACGACACTCGATGCAGTTTTGGGAGAATTTAAGGTAACAGTTTGTGAAGTGCCCACGCTGAGTCCATTGAGTATGACGCCATTGGGTCCCTGAAGAAACGAGCTACCATTGAGGAAGACAGGAGAGGTACTGGCAGGCATGAGGTTCCCATTCAACAAGACACCAGATGAGCTCAAGGCTATTTTAGTGTTTCCAAGCTGCTGCATGTAGACAGGCTCCATGTGGCTGGGAAGGCTGAGGCTGGTAACGCCGTCGGATGAGCTGGAGAGTGGATGGGGAGATAAATCCTCTCGCCCCTTACTGGATTCGTCTTCTGTGCTAGGGTTGCCATCTGACTCGCTATGGGAAAAGACGGAGAGATGACATTGCATTACCACAGCATGCCAGGATCTCTGAACCAAGGGGGACTTCTTGCTTTGACACAAGTACGTGAGAGTttccacaaataatttttttctgtgttttttctttacaagGCACTTGAAACGAATATTCAAGCCAAGGGAGGAGGTTTCTTAGAATAGAACACATCAAACCAAACACTCGCCGAGGAGAAACTTTACAGACTGGGTTACGGAGTTGTAAATAAATTCCTCCACCCCGGCGACCGAAGGGGACTGCCTGGGCCCCCCTCCGCCGGCCCGGGGTGTCCACACGTGTGAGACCGGCCGCGGCCATTTGGCAAAGCGCTGGGAGGTGAGGCAAGGCCGGGAAGCGCCGCCGGACTCTCCGGGCTCTGCctgccgcccccggcccgggggAAGGGGAAGACCCCGGCCCGCGCTGCCCCGGTGCCGGCGGAGGCACCTCCGGCAGTGCCCGGCGGCCGGGGGGAGGGACGGAGGGATGGGGGGCGGCCTTTGTGCCTCCGCCCGGGGCTGCGCCGGGTTTTTTTCGCTGACTGGTCCGCCCTCGGCTGCATTTTTCGGTcgctctcccctccctcccccctcgCCCTTTGATGTATCCCGCGGAGAGGGGCCGCGGCGGCACAATCGCGCCCTTGGTTGAGAAATGCCTTGGGGCCCCCTCCGCCGGCCgctttccctccttctctccccgctcccttcctcccctcctccccgcGCTTTCTCCCCCCTTCCCGTCCCTTCCCGGAGGAAGGCGGGGGGCGGGAGCAGGGAGGTCACCTCCACCTGCCCGCGCCCCCACCGCCAGGCGGGGGGAGCCGAGGCCGAGccgcgggcggagcggggccggggccgctcTCCCGCCCCGCAGCGCGGCCGGGAGCCCCGGGAaccggccccgctcccccgcTGAAACCCGAGCCCGGCCCGCTCCCGAGTCAGGTTTCAAAACAGAGGGAGCGCCGGGACCCCGCGCGTCCTCCGGCCGTCAATGATTAACTCTGTCAGGCGCGACAATTGAATAAAAACAAGGAGCGGGGGGAACAAACACCCCCGTCCCGTCCCTTCCCGGGAGTCCGCCCAGCGGCTCCCCCGTGCCCGGAGCTCCCCCGggagcgcggggcggcgggTCCGGGAAGTTTCCCTGCGCCGCCTCGCCCGCCCGGGCCGGGTGGGTGTGTTGGGAGCGAGGGAgcggggaggaggaaggaggggaggacGAGGCGCACCGAAGGTAAGCGCCATGTTTGCAGGGGAAGAAAGAGCCgggagagggaaaggcaggcGGGAGAGGGGGCGGGGAGGAAAAGTTTTCCCTCACCTTTTGGACTGGGTCTCGGAAGGGTTGCGGTCCCGCTGCCTGCGGTTCTTGAACCAGTTGCTGACCTGGGTGAGGGACAGCCCGGTGATCTTGGCCAGGTTGCGCTTCTCGGCGGGCGAGGGGTATCGGTTCTGCTTGTAGAGCTCCTTCAGCGCGTTGCGGGACTTCTCCTTGAAGCAGTAGACCGTCTCCTCGCCGTCCCAGATGGTCCTGGGCAGGGGGTATTTCCTTCGCAACCTGTACTTGTCCACCGCCCCCAAGGGTCTGCCCCGGGCTCGCTCCGCCTCGGTGTAGCGAGCCTTGTaccagagctcctgcagcagcgGGTGGTTGGAGGAGTCGAAGTTGTGGCTCTCCAGGATGCTATAGAGCTCGGCGTAGATGCCCTGGTGGAAAGCCACCAGCGCCCGGGCTTTCATCAGGCTCTCGTTGCCACGTAGCAGATCGCTCGGGGGCAAAGACCACAGGAACCTGGCCAGGCGGTCCAGGTTCCCACCTTGCTGCAGCGCCTCGCACACGCAGGCGACGTGATCCGGGGAGAAAGCCAGGGGGGTctgcgaggaggaggaggaggaggaagaagatgatgaagaggagggagaggaggcagcGTGGTGATTCCTGGCCAGGAGTTCCGTATGGAGCAGTACCTGTTCCGCGGCTCCCTCCTCGCCAGCGGCGGCGGAGCCTGCGTGCTCCATGGGGAACGGGGCAGCGGCgggagggggcggcggcgcgggcccGTCGGGGGCTTCGGAGAGCATTTCCATCACATTTTCCTCCTTGATCTCTACGGCGATCACGATGTCGTCCGCGGCGGGGGAGGCAGAAGACATGTTTcggtttgtttttctttttttttttttttcttttttttctcgtgtttttttttttttttttcttccttccccccacccccccgcgttcccttctcctcctctccccccttcctatctctctcctcctcctgctctaGCCGATCAGGTTTCCCCCGGCCCCGCAGTGACCATCCGGGATCGCTGCTGTATCCCGGCCGCGCTCcgccgctccccccgccgcgACTCCCGCACCCGCCGCAAGACTATGTGGCCCCGCCCACCGCTGCCCCGGCCGCGCCCGCCCATTGGCTGCGCCGCGCCGGGAGGGCGGGCTACAGCGTCTCCAAGGCAACCGTCAATCAAGCGGCCGCGCTCCTCTCTCcgctccccccccccctccaccTGGAGCCCCCGGGAGGCGGCGGCTCCCGTCACCTGCGGCTTTTCCTGGAAGGGGAAGGGTTAAAACGCTCCCGGTGCTATCGTTACTGGGGGTGGGGGAGTTTTGTTGTGTTCActtctgggcccctcacttcaAGAAAGTCCTTGAAGTGCTGGAGCGAATCCAGAGAAGGGTAGCGGAGCTGGGAAAGGATCTGGAGTAGAAGTCCTATGGGGAGCggttgagggagctgggggtgtttcGCCTGGAGAGGAGACTCAGGGGTGACTTTATCACTGTCTGCAATTCCCTGAAAGGAGTctgtagtcaggtgggggtcgggctctgctcctgggctACCAGCGACAGGATGAGAGGGCATAACCTTAAGCTGCGCCAGTGGAGGTctaggttggacattaggaggaatgtcttcacagaaagggtgattaaaGATTGGAGTGGCCTCTCCAGGGAGGCGGTGGagttaccatccctggaggtgtttcaggaaagactggacgtggcacttagtgccatggtcttGTGCTCAAGGTGGTCTTTCCCAAAGtgattgattctgtgattcctgttGGTTAGCCATGGGTGAGtgtctcccctctccccctgtTACAGCCTGAGCTCTGCGGCCGGCTCACCGCCCAGCTCCGCCGCCGGGCAGGCGCTGCCGCCCCGGCTCGTTCCCGCTCGGGCCGGCGGTGCCGGGCGGTGTCGGGGCCGGGTCGCGTGCGGAACGCGCGGGGTGGCGctgggcggcggcggggcctTTGGCGGCGGCACAGGAAGGCGGAAGGcgcggcgggaggaggaggaggagggagagcgGGAGGCGGCCATGGACGACCTGGGCTGCCCGCGGTGTAAGACCACCAAGTACCGCAACCCGTCCCTGAAGCTGATGGTGAACGTCTGCGGGCACACGCTGTGAGTGGCGGCCGGGCCCCGGGGGGGAGCGGGCGCGGTGCGGAGTCCCGGCTGCTCTGCGGGGCGCCGGGCGGCGGGGCCTGGGGGAGGGGGTCGCTGCCGCGGCCGGCCCGGGGGTGGGGGCGACAGCGGCCCCCGCCAAACCCGAGCAGCGTTTGCGAGGCGGCTCCGGGCTGCTCGTGCCGCCGTTTCCTCCCCCGGAGGGTCCGTGTGAGCCCGGGCTGGGTCCGGTGTGGGTTTGACGCGCTGCCCTCGCTGccttttctgcagtgaaattcCCGGGAGGGGAAGCGGAGAGGAACCCACGGGGCACGGCGTGAGTTCGGGGCAGGCTCCTGTGCCACAGGGCCGAGAGGCTTCGTGGTGCCAAGCGGGTTACGcaggggaaaaatatatttcccgTGGAGTTACACATttcttatttgtatttaaaactgtACTCGGgtagtaaagaaagaaaaagaagttttttgtTGTATCCTTTTAATGTGTTCATTCTGCTGAATGAAGAATGCTTTGCTGAAGTTTTGATGCTGGTTTAAATGCTGGGAAATCCTCTTGGGAACCTGTGCTGATGGTAGTCTTAAGTCATTcgtggtttttttctttttttttcccccaagtaaagtcatgacttttttttttttccttttttctcccaaaatgtAACACTTAGGTAGTACCCGGCACTGGCTCTTGCTGATTTAAGTCACAAATAGTCTGAATTCATTCCCTGTCAGATGTGGAGATCTTCCACACTAACCATCCTTAGTGGAAGTTTAAAGAGCTGTACTCTAAATTCTTTCTGGATGTATGCCATAAAAGTCCaatactgcaatattttttaacttttattttttgtattttattgtatttttattttaaatttttgtttgttgtggcattttgtgtcttttcatctttcctgtgatatgtgtattttttaagcTACATGTGGATTGCATTCAAAAGATGCAGCCCAAGAGCTTTTGCTTGCCTTGCTACATTGCTGTAAGGGAACAGGATGAAGGAAGTGAATTACAAGAAAGGATTTATCTTATTGTCTTAGGAAAAAAGTGTTACTTTTCATTCTGCTCCTTGCTTCTGTTCTCTGGTCATGCAAGCACTTCTGTTGCCATGAAGATGTGGTGGTGTGGGAGAGGTGGCCTCAGGAGTGTCCCTGTGGTGGACAGCAGTGCTGTCTGTACAAGGGCAGCGTTAGCTGGAGTTCAAAAGGCAACAGCCCCGTTTAGGCAAAGCTGTGTGGGTTTAAAATGATGCCTCGATCTTGTATTCACCAAAGATCAAAGGACTTGATCAAAGTGGTCCCGATGCGCTTTCAGGCTCCTCCAGAGCCACTTCCAGCAGAGGACAGCATGTCTCAGTTTGCTCTCCTGCTTTGGTTCTCAGttgttttggtgtggttttttttgttttttgttttttttttttgtaagtgaGCTTTGCTTgagaaaattgtgttttctgctttactgAGTGCAGTTGCTGACACTGTGTCTGGGGGTTGATGTTCTTGTCTTGCTTCTTGCATCTGCACAAGGGCTGCCTCTGCTTCCCCCAGCTCTTACTGTTTGCATCTCTGTTGCAGAGTAGAATCTCTgggtttctttggttttgttgtaaTTAAGGACTCCCCATCTCGATGTGGTTTAAGTGTGCCacttttcctctgtattttccttccaaGCGCTCCTTCAGGGTTGtgtatttattattgtttcCACACATTGTTACAAAACCTTCATGCTGGAAGTTGTTTCTTAGTAATGGTTAATAAATTGCCATAATGACTCATCTGGAAGGTGGAAGCTCAGATGACCCACCTGTGAATGAGGGGAAGTAATTGACACTTGTTCTCTCATAAATTCACCATATTTCAGTCACAAGGAAGGAATGTTTAATTAGCTCCCAAAGCAAATGAGCTAACATAAGTTTCTGATGGAGATCTATCCTTAGGCAATCTGTTCTGATATTTTGCAGTTCTTACCATTGAAAATACTACTCCTAATTTCCAATCTAAATTTCTTTGCTATAATTGAAGCATTTAAGAATTCTACCATGAATTGTATACACTTGTGAGCTCTTTGTTACTTCTCTTCTGTAGGAATGTGTCGAATATTTTGAGGGCTTTTTCTTTGGTGTATTTCACTCTGAAGAAATCCCATTGCTTCAGTCTCCTCtgttcagtgatttttaaaaatttatttattacatttgGGGGCTATTctcattggggtttttttaggcCTTTTCCACTTGGTTTGCATTTTATTGGAGCTGGATGTGGTGTTCCATCTGAGTCCTTAGTACAACAGCCAGAGTAAAATGATTTCATGTTCTTTTCATACCTGCATTTCATCCAGGCAGGATGATGAGtcttaatgtatttatttttttgcagtgatATGTTTGATTTGAGCATAAGCCCCAGATATTTAGCACTTTACCACTCAGCATATCTGTGGGCAGAACAGAGTTTAAGCTTGCTTTCCATGTTGTGTTGTGCAGATGATTGTTATTATCTCTTTGCTCTGTTAAACAACTTGTTACTTCGGGTGACTTTTGCACTTGCTTCAAGTGACTTTGGATTCTGAGACCCTTCATCCAAGTGTTTGAAACTGTCTGAGAATATTCTCTGTTAACATCCTGATATTTTCCATTGTGTAGTTTGTGGACAAAATGTTGTCTGGGAGATGCTGGAAATTGTTGCTTGTGACACTTAGAAATCCAACTGAGGCAGAGCAAAATGTGAAGTTGCCTGCAGTAAGTTCATTGCTAAATAACCCTCTTCCCCTGGTTACTTTCTGTAACAGTGGAGAAGGCGAAAAGATTAGAGCCATGTGAATGGGCTTGCTACCAATTTTCTCTGTGACTGAAATGAAATCTTATCTCTGGGTGTGGTTTTCTAAACATCTCTGACTACTTCAGTATGTTCTGCTTTTGTTTAGATTATATGACTGTCAGTTTAAGAGTGTCAAAAGTCCAGTTAAACCAAAACTGTATTGCCTGTAGTTGCTGTTTTACTACCTATATTGTCAATGTGTCATTGAAGGGAATTATATTTCTTTGATACAATTTCTTTCTAAGAAATTGTGTGTTGAATCTCATCTGTTCTGTTATCTGGAATATGCCGGAGGTGGGCTTTTTTCTCAGATTATTTTGGCATCTTCCCAGGATCTGATGGTAAGCCTAAGTCTGGTCTGCCTTTCCCTGTGTATTTGTTTCCTGTTCTTAAGAGGCAGATGCTTTAGTCCTTCTTTAGGTTGCTGGAACTTAATGCAGACAGCAGAGATGATGCAAAATTGCTTTTGTCAGTTTTCAAAGGGTAAATATTACATCTACCAGATTTGAAAACCTTGAAGTACTCCTAATGCTGTAACCCCTGGATATAGTCCACGAGTTTATGGACTACACGTCCATTGTTTTATGGAAGCTCATCAAGCTGTCTGCAGAAGCACATTGCCTTTATGGTGCTTTTCGTTTGAAGTGTGCCGATAAATCTGCATGGAAAATTCAGAGCTGTGGCTTTGCTGGCTCGGGAGGTTTGGAGCAGTTGCTGTAATGCGTTTCCCAGTTCTAGCTTgggctcctgctccttctgctgtgCTATGAGTTACATTAGCCAGCTAATCCATCTTACTGAGTGGAGATTGATGCAGAAAATGCCCCAAGTGCTTTGGCATCATCTGTTAGAGATTTTCCCTCTCATTGAATAGTAGGTTAATGTGCTCCTGcttcagctgtgctttcctCCATTGCAGCCATTCTGaagcaatattttcattttaccttCAGTGTTGCCTCCTGGTAGTTTCTTTCCTAAAGCCCTGACCTTTCCTATTCTGTCAGGTGTGCTGTTCTCTTAATGAAGTGACCTCAGTGATGTAATTTGCACTTGTGCAAAATaccttgaattttaaaatattgaagagCCTGTACTTAGCTGAGATGATTTGTCAGTAAGCTTCAGATCTTTGTTTCATCTGGGTTTCAGAAAGCTTGTGGTTTTACCATGGgttcatttcattcattttgtgactctgttttcccttctgaaaGAACTGTGAGAGTTATCTTATGCCTTCTGTCAGCCAGACTGTTTCCACTTTCATGTTCTTAGGCAGTTCTTCCCTTCTCATTAGAAGGAAATTAGAAGAGCCGTTCCTTTTATCATGGTTTattcctccccccccccccctttttttttcttcttctcacctcttatataaaaaaaccacctcagaTCTGAGAACTTGTTGGGCAAAAGATGtcctggtttttctttcttttttgacagATGGCTGCAGTGACGGTTCCTCTTGCTATGAAATCCTGTGCTTTGGAGGTTTGGCTGttcattcttctcttccttacttcattaatttaaatCCCATCTGAGGTGGATGCTACATGTGAGAGTCCCTATGTTGGCCTCCCATCTCTTTCTTACTGTGACCTTGACCGTGCCATCAGATTGGTTCTGGATTTTGGCAGTagcatttctccttcctcatcctTTGCATCTCTTCCTGTGTCAGTGGCTTTGACCCTATGTTAGAAAACTCACAGTGCTTTTCTCCTAATGCTGCATGTTTGGCACAGTCAGTTCTCCCATGGTCAGTGGGGCTCTGGAATGTGCTGGTGGCAGAGTGGGATCAGAGTGCTGATAAGCACAACGGTACTGCAGTGGAGATAAGGGATAGGCAGGTGGCTACAAGAGGATGTAATTGGACATTTGGTCTTTTGTAAACAACCTTCAAGTTGGAATTCCACTGCAGTTTATTCCAATAGAACCATGCCAAGCCTTACAATTGTGGAAATAGGTTTTTCTTGGGGTTGTTTCTTagtagtttgtttttcttggttaTTGCTTCTTGACCAGTATCGCCAAAAGTGTAATACCATGTGTTTTTGGCATCAGAGTAATGTTAAATAAGTCTTTTCCACTATAAATCTTCTCTGTCACTGGGAGGGAAGATGATAAATTAGCAGTTAAAAGTTGTTCTAGGATGGGACTTAGTAAGGAAATGCTTAGTTCAAGAATAATGAATGtcttttaaagtttattttcttaagtatAACAGTGGTTCAAGGCATCAGATACTTGGCTGTAAAGAAACTTTTGTGCAGGGAAAAGTGTGTCTAATTATGGAGCAATGCTTGAATAAAGTCCTTTAATGCATTAGTTTCTAAGGTGCACTGatggctttgctttcttttagaAGTTCACTCAAGAATTATATTCAAAATCCGTTGTGCATGCCTGACAATTTTTGGTTATTCAGACAATTCCTAGAGTCTTTTCTAAACATACAGATGCTGGGTGCGTGCTTGCCAATGGAGTTGTAATCCACCTGGCTTCACTTGAGACCATGAATTATCTTTTACTCTGCCTGCTTGGACTTCATGGCCTGTGTTGAGTTTTAGGAGGCAGGTTAAGCATATCCCACTGATTTACTTACAtagagaggaaaggaaatgcatCCACCTGAACCTGCATTAAAAGAGCGTTAAGGTTGTTACTGCAAACAGGAGTGGGTAAAGAGATTTATTCTTGGCTGTAAACTTGGGCCATATGCTCTCCCAACAAGGAGACACAAAAATGTTAGGTAAAAAAGGTAGTTAATTGGGACTGCTGGTTCACCTTTGTTATCCCAGTGCCTTTtacagggaggaggaaggaaactGGTATCTAAAGCTCTTCCTTAGGAGTCagtcctggtgctgcagctACCTGTGAGCCATCCTAGCTTGTAGAGAGAGGAAATGGGTGTTTGCAGAccagcaaaagcaaagaaactccttttttcctccagtgtcATGCCAGCTGTTGTGCTGTCTCGATAAAGTGTCTTTTCCAAGCTTGACGTCTCTGGGAAACAAGGGCTGAGGGACCAGAGCAAGCTCCACAGAAAAGTGGGAAGCTtgatttcagctgctgccagtgtggtggttttgggtttgttcaTGTACTGCCACAGTCTTAGATGGTAGATAATGGTTTTAagcttttctggtttctttcctGTCTGCAAGAGACTTATGGAAAGGTGTCTGGGCTCTttattaaaatgcctttttttttctcccggTCCCAGAGA from Corvus cornix cornix isolate S_Up_H32 chromosome 5, ASM73873v5, whole genome shotgun sequence encodes:
- the SIX4 gene encoding homeobox protein SIX4 — its product is MSSASPAADDIVIAVEIKEENVMEMLSEAPDGPAPPPPPAAAPFPMEHAGSAAAGEEGAAEQVLLHTELLARNHHAASSPSSSSSSSSSSSSSQTPLAFSPDHVACVCEALQQGGNLDRLARFLWSLPPSDLLRGNESLMKARALVAFHQGIYAELYSILESHNFDSSNHPLLQELWYKARYTEAERARGRPLGAVDKYRLRRKYPLPRTIWDGEETVYCFKEKSRNALKELYKQNRYPSPAEKRNLAKITGLSLTQVSNWFKNRRQRDRNPSETQSKSESDGNPSTEDESSKGREDLSPHPLSSSSDGVTSLSLPSHMEPVYMQQLGNTKIALSSSGVLLNGNLMPASTSPVFLNGSSFLQGPNGVILNGLSVGTSQTVTLNSPKTASSVVSNGVSITDILSSSSSEDVKDFKLLQASVPNATAAFSPSNIPVTFPGLIPSSEVKREGVETAASQDGGSVVTFTAPVQINQYGIVQIPNSGTNGQLLNGSIGFSSLQLPPVSVAASQGNVSVNPSTSDGGTFTTESSTVQQGKVFFSPLAPSAVVYTVPNSGQAVGSVKQEGLERSLVFSQLMPVSQNMQLNVNMSSENISSAGLQSLASSLVNVTPSHNFSLTPPTLLNAAELSSGISESQSMSSPVTSTSTVISISNTNYATLQNCPLITSQDLLSISTAQPVLGEIVSTSGDRVSHPPAQVHQDFGREHRLVLQAVPDVKENFLPNSESKSTGNLLMLDSKSKYVMSNMVDSVCEELETDKKELAKLQTVQMDEVMQDL